In Gemmatimonadota bacterium, a single genomic region encodes these proteins:
- a CDS encoding Gfo/Idh/MocA family oxidoreductase — protein MASDPLRVGVIGLGFGQYHVRGYQACPGVVVETVCSRTAATAQRVAKDYGIAETHTDYRAVLDSEDIDAVSICTPVNLHRQMVMEALEAGKHVLCEKPLGLNAEEAKDMLESARGSGKVHMTNFGWRFNGPAFRMKSLLEEGYIGRVYHLNARYMMGYRASPRKAHSWRERRLEAGLGAMGDLGVHLIDMTRWWAGEFERVCAMMHTLIPERRAPDSSAMRESELEDACAFIAQMQGGVQAVFHVSRCALYTDFIHIDIHGSDGALHFQFVRDTMQASLKGGQGLRGNLLPLSVPSQQGALSPQRHFVEAIRSGVEADPSFHEGYCVQQVADAITTSEEQQTWVSLS, from the coding sequence TGCAGCCGGACGGCGGCGACCGCCCAGCGCGTGGCGAAGGACTACGGGATCGCCGAGACCCACACGGATTATCGCGCGGTGCTGGATAGCGAAGACATCGACGCGGTGAGCATCTGCACGCCGGTGAACCTGCACCGGCAGATGGTCATGGAGGCCCTGGAAGCCGGCAAGCACGTGCTGTGCGAGAAGCCGCTCGGACTGAACGCCGAAGAAGCGAAAGACATGCTCGAAAGCGCCCGCGGGAGCGGCAAGGTCCACATGACCAACTTCGGCTGGCGGTTCAATGGTCCGGCCTTTCGCATGAAATCCCTGCTCGAAGAAGGGTACATAGGAAGGGTCTACCACCTGAACGCCCGCTACATGATGGGTTACCGGGCGAGTCCCCGGAAAGCGCACAGCTGGCGGGAGCGGCGCCTGGAGGCGGGACTCGGCGCCATGGGCGACCTCGGCGTGCACCTGATCGACATGACGCGGTGGTGGGCAGGTGAGTTCGAACGGGTGTGCGCGATGATGCACACGCTCATCCCCGAACGCCGCGCGCCGGACTCCTCCGCCATGCGGGAATCCGAGCTCGAAGACGCCTGCGCCTTCATCGCCCAGATGCAGGGCGGGGTCCAGGCCGTGTTCCACGTAAGCCGTTGCGCACTGTACACGGACTTCATTCACATCGACATCCACGGGAGCGACGGCGCGCTGCATTTCCAGTTCGTACGGGACACCATGCAGGCCAGCCTGAAGGGCGGCCAGGGGCTGCGGGGCAACCTGCTGCCGCTGTCCGTACCGTCCCAGCAAGGCGCGCTGTCTCCGCAGCGGCACTTCGTCGAAGCGATCCGGTCCGGCGTCGAAGCCGATCCGAGTTTTCACGAAGGGTACTGCGTGCAACAGGTCGCCGACGCCATAACCACCTCGGAGGAACAGCAGACATGGGTATCCCTTTCCTGA
- a CDS encoding DUF971 domain-containing protein → MARKSSTAPSTTSCISVSMKWGIHRATSTGPISTGRPASWTNGSISCSCGRARTSEAGANGSGTTGAGTATSCCPRNASAWTARSGPTKAWPCSSTWTIVYSRRPTRCLPRWYVSEPGSLVPARPSRPARPRQPEFRAPPHSPPPHSPPKGRSDKAVMSTAPPSPEHVALDHPEKGELTVFWNDGSARKYALADLRKACPCATCRDLRDQLSSAAGLTLLANESLDPSVEVIDM, encoded by the coding sequence ATGGCGAGGAAGTCGTCGACGGCACCGTCTACGACAAGCTGCATCTCAGTTTCAATGAAGTGGGGAATACACCGGGCGACGAGTACTGGGCCTATATCAACCGGGAGACCCGCCTCATGGACAAATGGGTCTATCTCCTGCAGTTGCGGGAGGGCCAGGACGAGCGAAGCCGGGGCGAATGGAAGTGGAACGACTGGCGCAGGCACGGCGACATCCTGTTGTCCGCGGAACGCGAGCGCATGGACGGCCAGAAGCGGTCCCACGAAGGCCTGGCCGTGCTCGAGTACGTGGACGATCGTATATTCACGTCGCCCGACCCGGTGTCTCCCGAGATGGTACGTGAGCGAACCGGGCAGCCTGGTCCCGGCGCGTCCGAGTCGTCCGGCGCGTCCGAGACAACCGGAGTTCCGGGCGCCACCACACAGCCCGCCACCACACAGCCCGCCGAAGGGTCGGAGTGACAAAGCCGTCATGTCCACCGCACCGCCCTCGCCCGAACACGTTGCCCTCGATCACCCGGAAAAGGGCGAACTGACCGTATTCTGGAACGACGGCAGCGCAAGAAAGTACGCCCTGGCCGATCTTCGTAAGGCCTGTCCCTGCGCCACCTGCCGCGATCTGCGGGATCAGTTGTCCTCCGCCGCCGGGTTGACCCTGCTTGCCAACGAATCGCTGGATCCGAGCGTCGAGGTGATCGACATG